In Mytilus trossulus isolate FHL-02 chromosome 14, PNRI_Mtr1.1.1.hap1, whole genome shotgun sequence, a genomic segment contains:
- the LOC134695944 gene encoding nuclear factor related to kappa-B-binding protein-like isoform X3: MSSDEGMWDPSGEEEEDSRWGCAAPKLGGKKLEQCLVGKQEIMLPEALTEQKHVFDEVMSVDTWKNVLNPAQREHLMKFLPSFPEKDKEEKELTVKKLFSGENIKFGNPAQQFHTKLKGGFFSPDIARYSGMIKNVKFREYEFRQQKYYGDLLRDILLSRQKVLGQMKNLPQDERIKFDHKPPQPDPKEKTIEHRSRKKFYRLLKEVRQECGVEDTSSEEEEYTNPAQKSKKQLFKSLCPIPSPEPTIPSVVATYDVKPSLNGDLTSKCDEEHKGPSNAKYQRPISPVDVTEEDYSLLLKNHRRKHKECDIMECPELDIQNITLEEIMSRCQAHKKSPKIQPASSNSSISLSKRKKLRMKERAEKKLKKEKDIRSEQSTPSRSNFTDEEGSGIGDSFFKTEIDNMSEYSLPESYRSNTIIAKQNNFFSLVRDLLIDFSDGKGSTAKIEEKVRELQESPSWSSMAWTKLETNWVDTVTSALKFLAGELIGAVPDNFVPFLDYKERAQQWTWIGAGRDSDDKLAQFFKHWMTNKKLTGTEEDGRDGSPPPPRSKTTFVVRATTEDEKGLFREQERRRFENPHKSFTYKLHGYESVVGPVKGVYTKESALNKAREHALLVSSRPAFVTILTLVRDASARLPNGEGTRGDICELLKDSQYLAPGVTDAQLNVVVSGALDRLHSEKDPCVKYDVNRKLWIYLHRNRTENEFERIHQAHGAAQKAKKSLAQTSKPKSSKAKLKDTAAQQNAQTVTSLKTSVNSNPESLSSPQPMSSAVQSPKINNPLVNQSPRTSNVGARTVAAALKNATAANATQSSVNVTLPITTIASTRANQVTSANIMSSPTGATIRFQLQQYQLQQLQQQKQLQQKLQQVAAAQQASNAAKLAKSGNDITSPQPTNVTQLKGENLLKQLPLSILQSLQASVADASSPVSQAITQSLASAIRPQLIQRQASAGSPVPQQSPAGTPTPGSPVPTRLHTPQSGVVTATSLSSLIQSSGAGAPLVARLVQQIGGNQMVNVSNLLAAQRAQNPNQGSLTNATLKIQGGNVMAGKPIHLTGKPRGQIVHIAGKGPQQMGLIQGGLPTISIIPQAGGTGVMTLAQNKTPVPGGAAPIFMTAAGAKPGQNIQVVRTMLGQQAGLKPGQATLLISQPNLQQSGANLVSTGQIVHNTATVQGKAGAKNKTTPVYARIITPPAGMRLATVGAAAGQSNQNVGMIQTVNKLISTGNVSIATTHPGDGDHVIVSKTSDNKEGNS, encoded by the exons ATGTCTTCAGATGAGGGTATGTGGGATCCCTCTGGAGAGGAAGAAGAGGACAGCCGCTGGGGATGTGCTGCGCCAAAGCTTGGTGGAAAGAAATTAGAACAATGTTTGGTTGGAAAGCAAGAAATCATGTTACCTGAAGCTTTAACTGAACAG AAGCATGTATTTGATGAGGTAATGAGTGTTGATACATGGAAGAATGTACTGAATCCAGCACAGAGAGAACATCTAATG AAATTCCTTCCATCATTTCCTGAAAAAgacaaagaagaaaaagaattaACTGTAAA GAAACTATTTAGTGGAGAGAACATAAAGTTTGGAAATCCTGCCCAACAATTCCACACAAAATTAAAAG GTGGCTTCTTTTCCCCAGACATAGCAAGATACAGTGGAATgattaaaaatgtgaaatttcGTGAATATGAATTCCGACAACAGAAATATTATGGTGATTTGTTGAGAGATATATTGTTATCTAGACAG AAAGTCTTGGGTCAGATGAAAAACCTCCCACAAGATGAAAGAATAAAGTTTGATCACAAACCACCTCAGCCTGATCCAAAGGAGAAAACAATAGAACATAGATCAAGGAAGAAATTCTACAG ATTGTTAAAAGAAGTGAGACAGGAGTGTGGTGTAGAAGATACGTCATCAGAGGAAGAAGAATATACaa ATCCTGCACAAAAAAGTAAGAAGCAGTTGTTTAAATCCTTGTGTCCAATTCCTTCCCCAGAACCAACCATACCCAGCGTGGTAGCCACGTATGATGTAAAACCCTCCCTGAATGGTGATCTGACAAGTAAGT GTGATGAAGAACACAAAGGTCCCTCTAATGCAAAATACCAAAGACCTATCAGTCCTGTAGATGTTACTGAAGAAGACTACTCACTACTTCTTAAAAATCATAGAAGAAAGCACAAGGAATGTGATATAATG GAATGTCCAGAATTGGACATACAGAATATTACACTAGAGGAAATAATGTCCAGATGTCAGGCTCACAAGAAAAGTCCTAAAATACAACCAG CTTCTTCAAATTCAAGTATATCATTAAGTAAACGGAAGAAATTAAGAATGAAGGAAAGAGCAGagaagaaattgaaaaaagaaaaagatataagATCGGAACAATCCACTCCAAGTAGATCTAATTTCACCGATGAGGAGGGAAGTGGAATAGGAGACTCGTTCTTCAAAACGGAAATAGATAACATGTCAGAATATTCTCTGCCAGA ATCCTATAGATCTAACACAATAATTGCAAAACAGAACAACTTCTTCAGTTTGGTCAGAGATTTATTGATAGATTTCTCGGATGGTAAAGGAAGCACTGCCAAG ATAGAGGAAAAGGTACGAGAATTACAAGAATCTCCCAGTTGGAGTTCAATGGCCTGGACAAAACTGGAAACTAACTGGGTTGACACTGTTACTTCAGCCCTCAAGTTCTTAGCTGGAGAACTTATAG GTGCAGTTCCTGATAATTTTGTACCGTTTTTGGATTATAAAGAAAGAGCCCAGCAATGGACCTGGATAGGTGCAGGCAGAGATTCTGATGATAAGTTGGcccaattttttaaacattggaTGACCAATAAAAAACTTACAGGCACAGAGGAAGACGGAAGAGATGGATCTCCACCACCACCTAGATC aaaaaCAACATTTGTGGTGCGGGCCACTACTGAAGATGAAAAAGGATTATTTAGGGAACAG gaGCGACGGAGATTTGAAAATCCCCATAAGTCTTTCACATATAAATTACATGGATATGAATCTGTTGTTGGTCCAGTAAAAGGTGTTTATACAAAAGAAAGTGCTTTAAACAAGGCCAGGGAGCATGCATTACTGGTGTCCTCTAGGCCTGCATTTGTTACTATATTAACCCTAG tAAGAGATGCCTCTGCTAGACTTCCCAATGGTGAAGGTACACGAGGAGATATTTGTGAATTATTAAAAGATTCTCAGTACTTAGCTCCAGGTGTAACTGATGCACAG CTAAATGTGGTAGTCAGTGGTGCTCTAGACAGACTGCATTCAGAAAAGGATCCCTGTGTTAAATAtgatgtaaacagaaaattgtGGATCTATCTCCACAGAAACAGAACAGAAAATGAATTTg aacgaaTCCACCAGGCACATGGTGCTGCACAGAAAGCAAAGAAATCTCTAGCACAAACCAGTAAACCCAAATCTAGCAAAGCT aaattaaaagatACTGCAGCCCAACAGAATGCACAGACTGTCACAAGTCTAAAAACTAGTGTAAATAGTAACCCAGAGTCCCTTAGTTCTCCACAACCCATGTCTTCAGCTGTTCAAAGTCCTAAAATCAATAACCCATTAGTAAACCAGAGTCCCAGAACATCAAATGTAGGAGCCAGAACCGTGGCAGCTGCCTTAAAGAATGCCACCGCTGCCAATGCCACTCAGAGTTCAGTGAATGTAACCTTACCAATTACAACTATAGCTTCTACGAGAGCTAATCAAGTAACAAGTGCTAATATAATGTCCTCTCCGACTGGAGCTACGATAAGATTCCAGCTTCAACAGTATCAGTTACAACAACTTCAACAACAGAAACAACTTCAACAGAAGTTACAACAAGTGGCTGCAGCTCAACAAGCAAGTAATGCTGCTAAATTAG CCAAATCTGGTAATGATATAACAAGTCCCCAGCCTACAAATGTGACACAACTCAAAGGAGAAAATCTTCTCAAACAATTACCACTCAGTATACTTCAAAGTTTGCAGGCTTCCGTTGCTGATGCCTCATCTCCAGTATCTCAAGCTATAACACAAAGTCTAGCTTCCGCTATAAGGCCACAGTTGATACAGCGACAAGCCTCCGCTGGTTCTCCTGTTCCTCAACAATCTCCTGCTGGTACCCCTACTCCTGGATCCCCTGTCCCAACACGATTACACACTCCTCAGTCTGGTGTAGTGACAGCAACTTCATTATCTTCATTGATCCAGTCATCAGGAGCAGGTGCTCCTCTAGTGGCCAGACTCGTACAACAAATAGGAGGGAACCAGATGGTCAATGTCAGTAATCTTTTAGCTGCCCAAAGAGCACAGAACCCTAATCAGGGGTCTTTAACCAATGCTACGCTAAAAATACAAG GTGGTAATGTAATGGCTGGAAAACCAATCCATTTAACTGGTAAACCGAGAGGTCAAATTGTACATATCGCAGGAAAAGGTCCGCAACAAATGGGGCTCATACAGGGAGGACTTCCCACCATAAGCATAATACCTCAGGCTGGAGGAACAGGAGTCATGACCTTGGCACAGAATAAAACCCCTGTACCAG GTGGAGCAGCACCCATTTTTATGACAGCTGCAGGAGCTAAACCAGGACAAAATATTCAAGTTGTTCGTACAATGCTGGGACAACAAGCTGGATTAAAACCAGGACAAGCTACTTTACTTATATCTCAGCCTAATCTTCAACAATCTGGAGCAAATTTAGTTTCCACTGGACAAATTGTTCATAACACTGCCACTGTTCAAGGGAAAGCTGgtgctaaaaataaaactacaccTGTTTATGCAAGAATTATAACGCCACCTGCTGGCATGCGGTTAGCAACAGTAGGTGCTGCAGCCGGACAATCAAATCAAAACGTTGGCATGATTCAGACTGTCAATAAACTTATCTCAACAGGAAATGTCTCCATAGCAACCACACATCCAGGTGATGGTGATCATGTGATAGTGTCAAAGACCAGTGATAACAAAGAAGGAAACTCATGA